The following coding sequences are from one Panicum hallii strain FIL2 chromosome 5, PHallii_v3.1, whole genome shotgun sequence window:
- the LOC112893990 gene encoding heavy metal-associated isoprenylated plant protein 20-like, with amino-acid sequence MGILNHLSHLCSFTDTKEALKLRKKRPLNTVNIKVKMDCQGCERRVKSAVKSMRGVTSVAVNPKQSKCTVTGYVEPANVLARVRGTGKNAQMWPYTPVQLTTYPYVGGVYDKKAPAGFVINAPQAMADPAAPEIRMMTMFSDENANACAVM; translated from the exons ATGGGCATCCTGAACCACCTCTCCCATCTCTGCAGCTTCACGGACACGAAGGAGGCACTCAAGCTCCGGAAGAAGCGCCCGCTCAAC ACGGTGAACATCAAGGTGAAGATGGACTGCCAGGGGTGCGAGCGGCGGGTGAAGAGCGCCGTAAAGTCGATGCGCGGCGTGACGAGCGTGGCGGTGAACCCGAAGCAGAGCAAGTGCACGGTGACGGGGTACGTGGAGCCGGCCAACGTGCTGGCGCGGGTGAGGGGCACCGGCAAGAACGCCCAGATGTGGCCGTACACACCCGTACAGCTCACCACCTACCCCTACGTCGGCGGCGTCTATGACAAGAAGGCCCCCGCCGGCTTCGTCATCAACGCGCCGCAGGCCATGGCCGACCCCGCCGCTCCCGAGATCAGGATGATGACCATGTTCAGCGACGAGAACGCCAACGCGTGCGCCGTCATGTGA
- the LOC112893916 gene encoding receptor-like serine/threonine-protein kinase ALE2 — translation MRTLALVALLLASALGSRGTTLAPSPAVTDSPASQGQASSPPEPAFALGPVTVPTAPSTPSAPSPEKSAVSPAAPTEPRNAPSPVTSSKEYNAPPPTEVAPPDPTVEVAAPVAPPQASVENPRPILPGTPAVLPSVQAPAPSVALNPNPPAVPPPSVNNQPNRPVGSVPPHPPPALPPPANEVPPYPPSGSFPAIPPSASVPHVNPPIASPVIVQAPQQQAVAPSTEHKNGNTVPPANISPPANFKKHHDPHASPPKESTGQTVPVHKSPVTGSAPATSPLPQNPNMPSIPKNASSVSHAQPSPPSLAPKSAPTSRSHARGWKSNSPKNGANPSIAPSFPPSRAQGPEISRPPRQTEAKRQNHHAPPPVPQGHPHFPVHPPSPSPASSRGPTNGKKRHHISPTLPPIPPLPEPKAPSAHPIWALPPPPPNSDCNSLSCPEPLTDPPAGAPCACVLPIRVGIRLSVDLYSFFPLVSDFAEEVSSGVNMAQRQVRVMGANVASDQPDKTMVLVDLVPMQVKFDNATAFSAFESLWSKKISLKPSVFGDYEILYVVYPGLPPSPPSAPEGVGDGAFGNNRNARAMKPLGVDVRRPKRKVNGSLIAIAVLSTVIALIICCLAAWLLILRFRGPSDTAQGFAHSVLPKFSRSSGTGHMLLAGAGRYSSPSGPSGSLGSSIATYTGQAKTFKFAEIHKATNGFDDSKVLGEGGFGCVYQGTLEDGTTVAVKVLKRYDGQGEREFLAEVEMLGRLHHRNLVKLLGICIEENARCLVYELIPNGSVESHLHGADRETAPLDWNSRMKIALGAARALAYLHEDSSPCVIHRDFKSSNILLEHDFTPKVSDFGLARTARGEGNQHISTRVMGTFGYVAPEYAMTGHLLVKSDVYSYGVVLLELLTGRKPVDMSRPAGQENLVAWARPLLTNVLSLRQAVDPLLGPNVPLDNVAKAAAIASMCVQPEVAHRPSMGEVVQALKLVCSEGDDGLASGRFSQELPMHSTAVYDVTGMEAERVLISEIFGSTPVFTPAADSGSFRKQSSSGPLMTGKNRKFWQRLRSLSRGSMSEHGVSPDYETRSQYSGR, via the exons ATGCGGACTCTTGCTCTTGTGGCGCTTCTTCTTGCTTCGGCTCTTGGATCCAGAG GTACTACTCTGGCCCCTTCTCCTGCTGTCACTGATTCTCCTGCAAGCCAAGGACAAGCTTCTAGCCCTCCTGAACCTGCATTTGCTCTTGGTCCAGTAACTGTTCCAACAG CACCATCTACTCCATCAGCACCTTCCCCGGAGAAGTCAGCTGTTAGTCCTGCTGCTCCCACTGAGCCGCGAAATGCCCCGAGTCCAGTAACTTCCTCTAAAG AATATAATGCGCCTCCTCCAACTGAAGTTGCACCTCCTGATCCCACTGTTGAGGTTGCTGCACCAGTAGCTCCTCCACAAGCTTCAGTTGAAAATCCGAGGCCAATTCTTCCTGGGACACCTGCAGTGCTACCTTCTGTTCAGGCTCCTGCTCCATCTGTTGCCCTCAATCCTAATCCACCTGCCGTGCCACCTCCATCTGTGAACAATCAACCAAATAGGCCGGTTGGTTCAG TCCCGCCTCATCCACCCCCTGCATTGCCCCCTCCAGCAAATGAAGTTCCACCATACCCACCTTCAGGAAGTTTTCCTGCTATTCCTCCTTCCGCTTCAG TTCCACATGTAAATCCTCCGATTGCATCACCTGTTATTGTACAAGCACCACAACAGCAGGCAGTGGCTCCAAGTACTGAGCATAAGAATG GAAACACAGTGCCCCCAGCAAATATTTCCCCTCCTGCAAATTTCAAGAAGCATCATGATCCACATGCATCTCCTCCAAAGGAATCCACTGGTCAAACTGTCCCAGTTCACAAATCACCTGTTACAG GATCTGCACCTGCAACAAGTCCTTTGCCCCAGAACCCAAACATGCCTTCGATCCCGAAGAATGCTTCATCAGTGTCACATGCCCAACCCTCACCACCAAGTTTAGCTCCCAAATCGGCACCCACTAGTAGATCTCATGCTCGGGGATGGAAATCCAATAGTcccaagaatggagcaaatccATCAATTGCCCCATCTTTCCCGCCATCACGTGCCCAAG GGCCTGAGATCTCGCGACCTCCAAGACAGACTGAGGCTAAAAGGCAAAATCACCATGCACCTCCACcagttcctcaag GACATCCACACTTTCCTGTACATCCCCCATCTCCTTCACCAGCATCATCGAGGGGTCCCACAAACGGAAAGAAAA GGCATCACATTTCTCCTACTCTGCCTCCAATCCCTCCCCTGCCAGAGCCAAAAGCACCATCAGCTCATCCTATTTGGGCATTACCTCCGCCACCACCTAATTCAG ATTGCAATTCATTGTCATGCCCTGAGCCTCTAACAGATCCACCTGCGGGAGCTCCATGTGCCTGTGTTCTACCAATCAGAGTCGGAATTCGTCTAAGTGTTGACCTTTATTCATTCTTTCCGTTGGTCTCTGATTTTGCTGAGGAGGTATCTTCTGGGGTAAACATGGCACAGAGGCAGGTTCGTGTGATGGGTGCAAATGTTGCCAGTGATCAACCTGACAAAACAATGGTTCTTGTTGATCTAGTACCAATGCAAGTGAAGTTCGACAATGCTACAGCATTTTCAGCTTTTGAAAGCTTGTGGAGCAAAAAAATTTCTTTAAAACCATCAGTCTTTGGGGACTATGAGATTCTCTATGTTGTATATCCAG GGCTTCCTCCTTCACCACCTTCGGCACCAGAAGGTGTTGGTGATGGGGCATTTGGCAACAACAGAAATGCGAGGGCAATGAAGCCTCTAGGGGTTGATGTAAGAAGGCCCAAGAGAAAAGTGAATGGCAGCCTAATCGCTATTGCTGTTTTGTCTACTGTTATAGCATTGATTATTTGCTGTCTGGCTGCATGGTTGCTGATACTCAGGTTCAGGGGTCCAAGTGACACAGCTCAAGGATTTGCacatagtgtacttccaaaatTTTCTAGGTCATCCG GCACAGGCCACATGCTTTTAGCTGGTGCTGGTCGCTATAGTTCACCTTCAGGTCCCTCAGGTTCACTGGGCTCAAGTATCGCAACATACACAGGGCAGGCAAAAACATTCAAATTTGCTGAGATTCACAAGGCCACAAACGGCTTCGATGATTCAAAAGTACTTGGCGAAGGTGGTTTTGGATGTGTCTACCAGGGCACACTTGAAGATGGAACGACGGTTGCGGTGAAGGTTCTGAAGAGATATGATGGCCAGGGTGAGCGAGAGTTCTTGGCTGAGGTTGAGATGCTGGGCCGTTTGCACCACCGGAATTTGGTCAAGTTGTTAGGCATCTGCATCGAGGAGAATGCCCGGTGTCTGGTATACGAGCTTATTCCAAATGGCAGTGTAGAATCCCATTTGCACG GAGCGGACCGCGAAACAGCTCCACTTGATTGGAATTCGCGTATGAAGATAGCCCTTGGGGCAGCACGAGCACTCGCGTATCTACATGAAGATTCAAGCCCTTGTGTGATTCATCgcgatttcaagtcaagcaacatTCTTCTGGAGCATGATTTCACACCAAAAGTGTCGGACTTTGGACTAGCCAGGACTGCGAGGGGGGAGGGGAACCAGCACATCTCCACTCGTGTCATGGGAACATTCGG CTATGTTGCACCAGAGTACGCCATGACAGGGCATCTGCTTGTAAAGAGTGATGTGTACAGTTATGgagttgtattgcttgagctcCTCACTGGTAGGAAGCCTGTGGACATGTCTCGGCCTGCAGGGCAAGAAAACCTAGTCGCATGGGCTCGGCCCCTTCTAACAAATGTTCTGAGCCTACGCCAAGCTGTCGATCCACTTCTTGGCCCTAATGTGCCACTGGACAATGTAGCAAAAGCGGCTGCCATCGCATCAATGTGCGTACAACCTGAGGTTGCGCACCGCCCCAGCATGGGTGAAGTAGTGCAGGCCTTAAAACTTGTGTGCAGCGAGGGTGACGATGGCCTTGCATCAGGAAGATTCAGCCAGGAATTGCCCATGCATAGTACAGCGGTTTATGATGTCACTGGAATGGAAGCAGAGAGAGTGCTGATATCCGAGATATTTGGCTCCACGCCAGTCTTCACTCCTGCTGCTGACTCAGGCTCTTTCCGGAAGCAGTCCAGTTCAGGCCCACTGATGACCGGCAAGAACAGGAAGTTTTGGCAGAGGTTGCGAAGCCTGTCAAGGGGGAGCATGAGCGAGCATGGCGTCTCACCAGATTATGAGACACGCTCGCAATATAGTGGCAGGTGA
- the LOC112893988 gene encoding NDR1/HIN1-like protein 6: MSSNGKPTPQPPAAAGNGAGGPPKMYQRPIYRPQQGPAKRRRGGRSCPFSCCCCFFWTVLVILLLAFIAAVVGGAFYLLYRPHRPAFTLSVARVTKLSVSSSATAPAVTDAIDVTLTARNPNKKLVYFYDDFAVTAATAANAVPLGEGSVPGFAHEAGNITVIKATVSASALAIDPAASSDIKKSGEFPITVDLETKAGVKVGGLKTKKIGIQVHCEGIKVAAPAPPPPAKKKKLAKAAADAPAPAAVDDAPAPPAPAATVARVCQVRIRVKIWKWTF; the protein is encoded by the coding sequence atgtcTTCCAACGGCAAGCCCACCCCGcagcccccggccgccgccggcaacggCGCCGGCGGCCCGCCCAAGATGTACCAGCGGCCAATCTACCGCCCGCAGCAGGGGCCcgccaagcgccgccgcggcgggcgctCCTGCCCgttcagctgctgctgctgcttcttctggacggtcctcgtcatcctcctcctcgcctTCATCGCCGCCGTGGTGGGGGGCGCCTTCTACCTCCTGtaccgcccgcaccgcccggccTTCACGCTCTCCGTGGCGCGCGTCACCAAGCTGAGCGTCTCCTCCTCCGCCACAGCGCCCGCGGTCACCGACGCCATCGACGTCACGCTCACCGCCAGGAACCCCAACAAGAAGCTCGTCTACTTCTACGACGACTTCGCCGTcacggccgccaccgccgccaacGCCGTCCCGCTCGGGGAGGGCTCCGTGCCCGGGTTCGCGCACGAGGCCGGCAACATCACCGTCATCAAGGCCACCGTCTCCGCCTCCGCGCTCGCGATCGACCCCGCCGCCAGCTCCGACATCAAGAAGTCCGGCGAGTTCCCCATCACCGTCGACCTGGAGACCAAGGCCGGCGTCAAGGTGGGCGGGCTCAAGACCAAGAAGATTGGCATCCAGGTGCACTGCGAGGGCATCAAGgtggccgcgcccgcgccgcctccgccggcgaagaagaagaagctcgCGAAGGCCGCCGCGgacgcgcccgcgcccgcggccGTCGACGatgcgccggcgccgcccgcgccggcggccACCGTCGCGCGCGTGTGCCAGGTCAGGATCCGAGTCAAGATCTGGAAGTGGACCTTCTAG
- the LOC112892858 gene encoding sharpin: MGEEEVQEAEDAGALKRKRGAGGEAEDDDAGAEDAAEGGAYEKDLLGEDGGGDSEGIAEEAVAEVMRWLEAEIAEFPPAGPGFVTINGNEESCGPSFSAAASTVMASVDTRAGAPPPPPVPWPWPDPPVPAEGGAAGAPTTMVDVEMGPGGEADEEWLARLLTCGGPLLEGVL, from the coding sequence AtgggggaggaggaggtgcaggaggCGGAGGACGCCGGCGCGCTGAAGCGGaagcgcggcgcgggcggggagGCGGAGGACGACGACGCCGGCGCGGAGGatgcggcggagggcggcgcgTACGAGAAGGACCTGCTgggggaggacggcggcggcgacagcgAGGGCATCGCGGAGGAGGCCGTGGCGGAGGTGATGCGGTGGCTGGAGGCGGAGATCGCCGAGTTCCCGCCGGCCGGCCCCGGGTTCGTGACCATCAACGGCAACGAGGAGAGCTGCGGCCCGTCCTTCTCCGCGGCGGCGTCGACGGTGATGGCCTCCGTCGACACCCGGGCcggcgcgccgcccccgccgcccgtgcCCTGGCCGTGGCCGGACCCGCCCGTTCCCGCGGAGGGGGGCGCCGCGGGGGCGCCGACGACGATGGTGGACGTGGAGATGGGgccgggcggcgaggccgacgAGGAGTGGCTGGCGCGGCTGCTGACCTGCGGCGGGCCCCTGCTGGAGGGCGTCCTGtag